From the Erpetoichthys calabaricus chromosome 12, fErpCal1.3, whole genome shotgun sequence genome, the window GATGCAAGTGATGCCGATACCCGTCTCCTGCCTGCAGTCAGTGGAGCTGGGCAGGCGGGTAGGCAGGCAGTGCCCGGTGGATGGAGCCGCTTTCCAGTCACCCGCACACCGCTCTGAATAGCATGTTgggtaattaattttttttttttttttaatttctttaattatttattttctaacaaaagcaaacaagaaaAATTATTCAAATGTTTATACAAAATGTCTTTTTGCTCAAAAAGAAGACCACTATTTACAAAAACTTTgcaataaagaggaaaaaaagaaacagctaatTTAATATCTCTGTAAATGGGCTGCTATTGAACGTTTTCCACATATGTACACTGCCGTTGAGGTTTCATAGCCAGTGTGCAAATCCCaagatttacaaaataaaacagttaaaaaaaaaaaaaaggaaatggttATCAGAAAATTTAATTGAACAATAAAATGCTGATAAATGATAAAGCAGAAAGTTCTCCTATTTTGAATAAAGCGTACATACAGAGGAAACCCACCCACCCCTAATCCCACCTGGCCCCAGGAGGCCTCTGGCACACATTCTTGAGCGACCACTCAGCCTGTAAACAAAACGCTGTCACGCTGAAGGAGCAGATTTGGCACCACGGGACCACGCAGAGGTCCAGCAGCACTGTGCGGCCGCGTCTCAGGCTCGCGATCCGTTGGCTTTCATGGCAGGGTGTACAGGGAGAGAAGCGGCCCGTAACAGAGGCCAAAGCAGCAGGAACATGGCGACCAGGTGAAGCCCTGTGGAAGTCAGCAGCAAACAGGCACAAGAACGGATTGTGAGGATCAGGTGAAAAAGGGTTCAAAGATGGGGGTCCAACTTCAAAATGGACTGTAATCAATCAAACGAACCCGACATACAAGGCCTATGGAGAAGAAATGGAGTAGCGGACCAATGTGATAGCCTGCAAAAAACGACATCTAATATGGAGACCACACCAAAGGAACCACTTAACAGGCTgttagaagagagaaaataacgcAATGCAAGAGGCCACAACAAAGGTGCTGAGTAACTGTGGACTGACGTGGCAGGCTGACCGAGGTGAGGCTCTAGGCTCAGGGGAACTGCACACGGGACCTCCGAGAGTCCCCAGCGTGTTAAATAGCAGCCTCGGTCACGAAAATCAAATTGTACGTAATTCTGTTTTAAGACGTAATAAAAACTCACTTTATGGGTAAATATCTAACAAAACTTGGGATAGCTATTAAACAAAGGAAAGTGGCACACAGAGTTAACAGATGGCGCAGACCCAGCAGAAATGAGGGCGATTACCTGAGAGACGGGCCACTACGCTGGCGCACTGTGCCCTTCAATACGTCAGCTGAATCGCATTATACCCCAGATCCAAAGCAGGATATTCTAGTTTATAGATTtagttgtgaaaaaaaaaaaaaaaagaaatcctgacCCCAAAATGGGACAATTAAACCTATAAATCGCAAAGTAAAAGGAGCCgacgttttaattattttttaaaatgttcctcaTAAAAGCTGCTTCTCTCGGACTGGCAGAGCTACTCTGCACTTCAATAGGCGGCGGCAGCTCCTGCCAAGCCCTGTACATTAGAACTTTGCTCATTGTGAGGAGCTCAACACATGTTCTCCATTTCTCAGGCCTCACACAGCCATTGTGCCACTGCACTCAGCCTTGGGGTCCTCACGTGTACCCCGTGGCCCTTGGGGCCCCTTTAAGGGCACACAAAAGGGTTTGGCCACTAGAGCCCTAAGAGCAGCAGCACTCCCCACTATTATCTTACTGAGAGGGGGGTTGCGGTGGTGAGAGGTGGGCACCGGATAGCCATCTATAATAATCAAACCTGACACTGATCCTTCGgttcaaaaatcaaacaaaaaacccCCAAATTCTGAAGTCGCTGGTTCGTCTGGCCACGAAAAGGGCTGGCTGAGCCAATCTGAGTCTATGCCTTCTGAAAATATCACAAAGGCTTTGCCCTTCGTGAGCCATGCTGCCCGTCGCCTACCAACCACTCCATCCTTTGATGTTTCTCTTTTTCAAACGGCTAAGAGAAATTCACAAGAAGCTTGCTCCACAGGCCACTGATTGCCAGAAACCCTTCAGCCTGAGGTTATGCCTTTTAGCTAATTATGAAAatcaaagcaaatgaaaaatgctTTTCCAAATGAAGGTCCATGGTGGATGGGGAAACCATAAACTCAGATAAAAAAGGTAAACATATATCATTAAAGGAGAGCATTTTGCTGCAGGTGTTTGTGAAGGCATCCTTCCCTGAGCGATCTGATCTATGAGGGCCACAGACCGCCCAAAGTCCTCCCTCAGCAACCCACCCCTAACCCTCAGGTCTCTTCAGAAACAGTCTGGGGAGGGTTGCAAACGTGTCCGGCCTTTCTTCTAAAGGGCTCAAAAGTGcatgaggaggaggagaagagggCGAGAAAGCACTGTGGGCCAGTGAGCCGAGGAGGCAGAGTTAGGAGGAAGAGGAAAATTGCCAAGGGCCTTGGGAAATTGCTTTTGTCTGCCGGCTCCACACAGACCTCCTTTGTCATCTCAGGTGGTTTCTCCCTGGCCACGAGAGCAGTGCAGGAGGGGATGTCTACCAGCATCAGAAGGTCTAGGTAGTAAAAGGTAGGCCTCCATTTGTTGTTCTAAGAGTTGTTCTAAAGCCTCATCTGCCGCACTCTCCCCCCCTCACACCTTGTAGTAGATATTTGCCGGGCTCTGTGGTGGCATCTCTTGGACTATATAGACAGGGTGGCCGTAATCCCCGCTCACCTTCTCATAGTGAGGGCAGTAGTTGTTCTCTGTAGTCCGTAAAGGGATGATAATGTCACTGGGCTCGGAGCCGGCGTTTCCAGCACACTTGGGACTGGCCAGTGTGCTAAGGGAGAGGGCCGCTGCCCGCTGCTGAGTGTGCTTTCGGTGCCGTTTTCGCATCTTTATCAAGAAGACGATGAGAaagatgatgatgaggatgaagaTGACACAGCCGGCCCCGATTGCTGCAAAGAGAGCGGCTCTGGAGCCAAAGATGCCCTCTCCAGGAGTTGACTTGTCATCTGCACGCTGGTCAACTGTCCCTGCATGGGGAGGAGGCAGTAGGAtaaatagagaaaagaaaaaaaaaacacagtggttAAAGCCAGGAAAACATCGTAAAGTTTCATCAAATTGTACTGGTGCAGAATCTTCCCTCtgtgtaaaatataattacatttcaatCTGCTCGGCGGGAATAAAAAACATGCACACAAACCAAGAGCAGAGAGTCGCTTATTAAATATGGAGACTGGTTCTAATTAGGCCAATAGGCCCAAGTTCCTGTGTGGTCCACTACTCCCAGTATTATGGACACAATGGCCTGGCGTCCCACCCTATTCAGTGGTTCAGGGGCTGGCCAAAGGGATGGCATGCATGCCAAGACTGaaacaaggaaattaaaaaaggagTTTTGTAATGGGGGGTCtggggaggggtggggggggggcaacaACTCAAATAAGGAGATGGAATTTTTACTGAACGCTTTGAAGGTTACAAGAAATCTGCAAACAATCTGCTTTATGGGCTGGGAGAGAAAGAACAAAGCTGGTCAAATGGGCGAGACAAGCTCCGGGTCACAATCTGGACGGAAAACCTAACAGGATGCCTGGGGGTGATTCTTGAAAAATGGAAACGTTTGCCTGTGTCCTGTTTGGGTTGGTGTccatcccactgctgccaccaaagTCAAGAAAAATCAATGCTCAGAAGGCAAACTGCCCTCTAGACAAGGAGGTCTTCCTATGTGCCTACTAACTCACCACTGCCCTCTGGCTTTGTGTTCATAAACTGTGCATCGCACCTCAATGCCAGCTCCCTCCATCAGTTGGCAGGTCTTACTCTGTATAAGTCATAAGCGAGATCTTGCAAAGTCAGCCTCGTTTGAAAAAGCACTTTAAGAAACAGACGCCATAGCAGCTACCACAGAGGAAATGCTAATCAGCCTTTTCAGAAATATTCTCCATTTTCAAAAGAAACTTGGGGTCTGTCTCTCCTGCACTGTTGTTCCACTTTCAGCTTCTTTGTCACCACAGGCAGCCACACTGCATGCCTGTCTATGTGTCGTTTTACTCATTAGTCTACATCTCCTTGATACTCTACTTATATCCATTGCTCATATTCCATTATTCTATCACTGACCGTGTCAAACAGCACTTGGTATTCTTGCTAAATCGACTACATGTGAATCTCTGGACGAGTCGAGTCTGTGTGACAGCACAGGAGCCACACGGTGGCCgttccccaccccaccccccataAGGGAATCCCGCCAACAAGCACACATTCAAAAGGCAGACTGTGAGAATCTTGGCTGCTCCACACAAGAAGACACGGCCCCCACATCTGATTTGATTTTGGGTCTCAGCAGGGACTGGCTTTCCTGAGCTTTATTTTTGTGCTTATCCTGACAGAAGAATCCAGCCAAGCAAATGGAGACGAATATGCCAGAAATTCCCTTGTCATTTCGAGCTCTGCAGGTTGGCGTCACTCTGCACTGGCACCTGGTCTTCTTATCACCCATCAAGACTGTGAACTTGAGCAATGATACACTGGGGCACAAAGCTGCAGGGGGAGCAGCTGAGGACCCTTCTACTAACCTGCAGACCCCACACCACAAGATGTGACCAgactaggcaggcagtgtggtgtagtggttaaggctgtggacttcaaaccctgaggatgtgggtttaaatcctgctactgacactgtgtgaccatgagcaagtcacttgacctgcctgtgctccaattggaaaaccaaaagaaatttaaccaattgtatcataaatgtcgtAAGGTGCCTTGCATAAAGGCatcagacaaataagtaaataaatcaataggtCACCTCATCTCCCGTCAGACCACTCACCTGTCTTGATGGGATGCCTCCCTGATCCATCCGGCAAAACATTTTTCACAGGACTAGTGGTTGGGGCTTTCAGAGTGTTGTCTGCTTCAATTTTAGCCTTAGTTGTGCTTAATGACTCAGGCAGCACTGCGTTGGGGTCTGAAGGGAACAAAACACGAGCATTAAAAAATGGATCTGTATTTCAGTAAACGTTCTCTTTACCCACCAACCCTGCATTAACTCCCCCCATCCAAAACCAGTGATTACTTATTTCCTCTCAGCAGGTTGGGGTCTATTTATTCGCTTCATTGGAGCCAAGTCTCTCAGTCAAAGTCTCGTCTGCCCACAACGCCCACCCACCCTACCTACCTGCACTTCAAACTGAAATGCTCGCTCAACACACATTGTTAATAAACAATTTTAGGTTTTAAAAGGATAAAGCAAATCTCGGGAAGAATGTGCGGAATTGTTGCTGAAATTCCACAAATCTAAAGAGATGCATTTTAATTATAAACTGACAGGCTTCTTAAGTCCCAGCACTGAGACACGGCAAACCTGGGGGGCCGTGCAGCAGATAGCGCTTTGTTCCCCATTCACTATTTTAGGACCCAATCCAAGTATTTCATATCAGTCCACAGGATGGCCGCCAAGTCTGCCTCCAAATAATCATCGTTTGCATAATTAACCATCGGCTTTCGGGAACGCTTTCTGTAAAAATTCAATGGCAGAAGGCAACACCGAGGGTTAACCACAGACCAGCAGGGGTTCCACTCGAAGTGATGTTTTTCAAGGGGCATTGGGACAGAGTCTGATGAACACACTGGCAAAAACTGTGTGCCCCCTGCAGGATATAGAAATGTCCCAGGAAAGTAGAAGCTAGTGGCTTTCCTTCAGACACTGAGAGGTGAGACAATGAACCTTTTGAGCGGAATACATATATACCTTAAAGGTAATGGTAATCATGATGTAAGGAGCTATACAAATCAAATCAGTGTATCTATGTATAAATACGTTGTAtattatgtacatgtatataaatCAAATGATGTATTTTATGGGTATTCCTCACTTGCTCTCCCAAatggaaaaatgttttaacagtGGAAATACAAATATGGCAGACAGGAACAGAGAGGCAAATTTGTTAGCTACGAAAAAGTGTCACTGACCTTGCCCAACTTTCAAGATGATCTTCATGGATCTTGTGCTACAGACACCCCCTTCTCTGTTCTCCAGTCCTTCGGCAGTCCCATTGGATGTGGCtgcaacaaaacaacagagagGAGGATCAGTCAACCATGGTCATCACATTGGATGGCACACTGAACGTTCACAACACATTGTTTCCACGGTCTGGTTACCACATGCAGGCTACCCAGCCATGGTGAAGACAGGTGTGAACAAAGCCGGAGTGGAGAATCCTTAAAACCTGAACCTTCCCTAGATGGgtgtaatttcaaagaaactgtAAAACAGCTGCACTAGGCACACAAAACAACCAAAGGCCACATGTAAGACATGTTGAGAAGTCACAGGATTGATGACCTTTTCAAAAACCatggatttgtttgtttgttttgaagtGTACCTGGACGTTAGACAGACTCGGAAATACTCAATCAGTCCTAAGTAGGAAGCTAGACAGCCTACTGACTACCAGACATGGCCATGAATCAaacttcattcctctctttaCGTAAACTGGGGGCCTTTTCCACCACAGAATAGTGTGGGGCTCTCCAGTGGCAGTGAAGCATTCATGTACTGGAATCACCACTGAATGACACATTCATGAACAGAAGTGTAGTGGAATCTCATTTCAGGTCTCCATCAATGCTTGCCTCTTACTGCTCCCCAGTCTGACGTTTTTCTAGATAAAGACAAAAGCAGATGGGACATATGATCACTGCGTTCTTCCCAGTTGGGAGTGTTTCATAACTGGGAAAATGTTGGATATTCCAAATTAGTTCAGGATCGGTCAACCCAGAATGATGCATGTCTCACTCCAACAAGATACAAGCCTGATGGGCCTCTTCATCCTTCAGGCTGCCCTCCATGTACAGTTCATTGAACATCCTAAGCATTTAATGGTCCTCTCACAAAGCCAAACCCAGTCCAACATCCTAAAACAGTGTGGACAGATTTTAATATAAAGAGGTTCACATCACAAGTGCTTTATTAACTAAAGCTAAGCAAGTTGACGCTGTATACTGTGGACATATTTGTTCCTCTACAGGTGCTACTCACCTGTCCATTTCTAAAATACATAGATAATCTGTAAACTAACCTTTGGATACCGAGGCACAAGAATGAATATACGCTAAAAATGACCACTGATGCCCAACTACTAACTGGGCCACAAGACTTCATGACAGCAGTGAGCCCAAAAGGTACACCCAGGCAGATAACATGTCACTTGACACCCATTAAAGATCATGCACCATCTCTTTGGGCTTTGGACCAACTTTATGGAGAAACAGATGAAGAATTGTTGGTGGGGATGTCCCTAAACACGTAAGTGAGAGTCACTTAGAAGCAAAAGGCACACAGCCATATTGGTAAAATGGTCCCTGACCCCTGAAGAGACTCCCACTGAGCCACAGGAGTTGCCAGGCATTATGGATAATAAGACTCCTGAGACCAGCAGTGATTCCCATTTGAAAAGTGTGAGTTGCAAAGAATTATGGGTAGTATGCTCCTCAGCCCTTCAGTTGTACCCATGGAGAAGGTGGATGCACAGAACAATAAGAAGGCTCAGTTGAGGTTCGGTTTCCTTTTATGACTAATGTGGAATTTCCCAGCAAGGGTACTAAGTGAAGCTCATCACCTAAATAGCAGCAACAAACTCGCCTGAGAAAATATTACCTGTGTATACCTAAAAACCTCAATAGAGTTCATGTGGACCCACTAATGAAACGGACAATGCGATAACAAGGCAGCAAAACAGCAGCCTGGTGTGGTCGCACCAAGAGGTCCACGAGCAGAAGTAGAGTGACAGTGGCGCAGATGTCCCCTCGGAGATCTCACAGGTCAATAAGAACCAAAGCATGCTAATGGAGATGAACTGGTGTTTGAAAAGAATCTTGTTTCCCATTCTCACAAAATACGAGCATAGGCAGCCGCTTCATTACAAAACACAGGCAGCCATAACAATACAATCAAGTCCACTGTCCAGCCAGTCGCCATCAGCCCAAGTCAGCTATAGGGATTTTCATTACCGAGCTGTTACAAATTGACTTTCCAAAGCATGAAATCTAAGCGTGCTAAACAGCCGAAACTTAGGAAATCCCACATGTCAGAAGAGACTGCTGAAACCAGTAACTGATACCGCGACACACAGCAAATCATTCAACCAAAAGATTCTAGTGGTGCCCGCTGCCCAGCAGGGGCAATGTCAGACTCCATAACGCCGTCTCGCTCCCTCTCAGGATTAAGACAGAAattctttgaaaaagaaaataagtcaaCATTTTATCCCAGAGCCCTAAAGCCTTGCCCACTGTTCTTAAGGTATGAAGGTAAGTATTTCCTAAGATGCCCTcactaaatcaaaaacaaaaaagaaaaatcacataaCTTTGGCCCGTATGGCAGGAGAAAGTAAAAGTCAATAGGAAACAGCCAGTAGGCCCAGCACTAATGAGGTTTTAGCCCAAGGAGCAGATCTGTTAGCAGGCAGGAGGGTGCCGAGTGGGTGCAGCACCCGCATGATGTCACTGTTGTTAAGACACATCTGGGAAGGCTGCCAGGGCCGCCAGCATCAGGAAGATTGCACATGCAATGTGCAGTTTAGGAGCTCTTTGAACACATCAACTTAAAAGGTCTGCAgctactgtaaaaataaatacttaaaaacacGCAGTAAGCTTCCATTCTGAAAATACCCAACTGTAGGCAAAACAGtggcacacacaaaaaagagttaaTGGAGATGCgatcaataaacaaaatggcttCACTACCAGCCCTAAAACCTTCTATAGGAGAGAATCTGACGTGCACCCGATTTAAagccacaccctgaactcctggCATTTCCATATGATGGTTTTGACATGATTAGCTTgtagccaccccccccccccccaacagctGACTCTGATCAGTACCCAGCACATGTCTATACACACAGCTACATGAGGGAACACACCAGAATGTGACTGCCAGCCTTGCCAGTGTGTCTCTGACCAGATTCCCTCATCTGGAAGTGTATTCGCCGAGCCCCACAACCAGTCAAGCCCATTCTAACATATTGAGATTTTGACATACAAGTTTCCCTTAACCATAACCTCACACCTAGTACGTCCTTCAGTTAAGTTACCTGACATTCCTGTCACTGATTGTGAGGCCCCCAAGGCAGGTCACCACAAATACCAACTCAGATGCTGACCCCTAACATGTCACACAACCACCATGCCCTTGAGAGAAGTCACCTCTCCATCCAGCCGAGTCCCCAGCGTACTGTATGTCCTAACAGAGTGGCCACACCCACTAGTTCAGATACCGACCCCTAATGTTCCCCCCGATCCACTAACCTCACACTCACTAGTATCTACAAGAGCAGTCATCTAATCCAAGCCAAGGTGAACCCAACTCCATCTACATTACTGTGTCACTTTAGACACTGATCTTCATACAGCACCACCTAGAGTGTACGCAGCCCACTTGAGCAGCCAGTTAACATCCCGTCCATCAAATGCCATTGTATTCCTGACCCACCATCTGCTTGTCACTATCTGAAATGAGTCCAGGAGACAGCTCATCCCCATATTAGGCCAGCTAGCTACCGGACTCCATTTTGTGTTTCAAATCCTTGCAGACATAGATTCCACTGTCCCGTGCATGGGGATGGGAGGGTTGGAATTCCtttgattaaaataaaactactttGGTTTTATTAACATTTCATTTCTTCCTTAAATTAGAAGCTAACAAAAGCAGGCTTCTGACGAAGATCTTGACACATGAACTCAACGGATGTTGGACTTCAAACAACACCCCACCCTTGCCCGGTGCACAGCCTCAGGTAACACCTCCTTTGAAGCTCTACAGAGGTATTTGGGTTCAGATGCTACCtaacttaaaaaaattagaaaaaagatgtGGGGGTGCCTTTTGTTTTCAAGACAGTTGGGGGGAGGGGTTGCAGAAACATGAATGCTGAGGGGGGCACAGCATAGTCAAGGGCGTCAAACGACAAGGTAAGTGGTGGAAACAAGCAAACACTGATTCTTACAAACCCTCCTTGTCTTCCTCCAGTACAAACCACCAAATGAtgccacttacacacacacacttcttctTCAACACACAGCAACGCAAAGTTTTGCCAGTACTTATAAACCTTCTGGATTGGAGTCCCGATAATGGTGGCACAACACATAAACAGGCAAGTCAAagccacagcacacagtgctgTGTCCCCAAGGGTCACCTCACGATTCACTCCCTACGGCTGCCAAGCTGCAGTTGACGGGGCTTCTGGGCCCACTACTTTCATGTGCCCCATTAGATCAGAAACAGTTGCCCAGTCTGCTGCCAAATTAAGCTGCGGGGTTAGCAAAGGATTTCAGGGCTGCTGAGGGATTAGAGCCGACTTCACTTCTAACAATGATATTAAGGCCGACCTTTAAATCCTGCAAGCCAGCTGCACCCTGGGAGCTGCGGGAGGTCACATTAAAGTCCAGTTTCATCCCTCTGTACAGCTGGTACCAGGCTCCTCCACCACAAGGGCTcagcagaaagaaatgaaagcagGAGAGACGAGAAATAAACCTCAAGTGGAGCCGGATAAGCTGATCGAGGTGAGCCTCAAGAGCTCCTTTAGATCGAGgtactgaaaatgtaaaatgcatacaAAGGCAACCATCCCTTGTCTTCTTATTAAACCCTAAAGCTAAAACCAGACTAATTTAGAATGATGCCCACATAGCGGAAAGGAAGCAAACCAAAGAAAGAGGATGACATATGGGACATGCATAAGTCACACCAGTTCATGACTTCAGACAAGCAGCCGGCCCACCAATTGTCCATTTGCTGCTCAGAACGGGAGTGGCTGACTCCTCTGATTTAATTAGAAAGTGACACCATTCTGCCCTTCtaataatcaatcaatccatcaccCGGCCCTAGCTTTTCACTGTTTAAGGTCTTAAAGACAACAGGATGACATCTTGACTCAATCCATCATCCATTAAAAAGACTGAGTCCAAATTAGGCCAATGATGGAAAGCAACTTCCTATCATTGCTCCTCAGATGCTCCCCACTGCCCCATCTTGTCacaattttttgattgttttaagaTGACTCAGTGGGTATCTTTTAGGCTTAAACCCCTAAAGGAACCCAAAAGAGGTACAAAAACGTCACTACCATTACACCCAATACAACAATTGCGATTTAACAAACTGAAGCCTTGGTATTTGGCATGTGATATATTTGCGGGAgtcaataaatgtaataaaatgtttactATAAATGCATTACAGTAGCCTGAAAGGTATATTACTCTCTACTCCATATATACTAATCACGTACAACAGAAAAACACCTTGAAGAGGCTCCAGCGCCATACGTCACTAAATGTCTCATTTGAGATGCCAGCCGCCTGGAATGTGGACTGGTATGTGTTACACATACAGAATTCATTACATGTCACTTCAACAAGAAATTCTAATATAATGAAAGCGACCTTTACTACATGCACTACAGTGACGTGAAAGGGGAACTTTCTTTACTACGTTAAAGAGCTCTGCATTTAGCTTGTGTACAAGAAAAAGGCTGAGCATTACTACAAGTTTATTACAACACCCTGAAAAAGGACACCAGCTCTAATAAACATTAGCACAGTAGGCACTGATAACATACTAAAACGTACTTTATTACAATCAAAATACATTCAATATAGGATGCAACTCATGTACTCGGCTCTAATCTAGAAGCCTCAATGGCGAGACTGCAAGTTTTACAGTGCTCATGCAGTCATAAAGGGGAGGACAGACACCCAGCACTTCAAAATGGGCTTTTGTATACATATTAATGAACTAAATCTCAGCAACAATTACACAAATTCAATCACTGCATAAAACAAGCATGACAGAAAAGGGATGAGGATTATGAAAGGGTTATTACAACAGCCTGTAAGAACAAACTCTATTAAACATGGGCTACACATTAAATGGTATAATACACTCAAGGTGACGTTTATTAAATACTTATTACAGTCACCCAATAGAATGCCTTCTCTatcggcgcagtggtagtgctgctgctttgcagtaaggagactgtgggttcgcttcccgggtcctccctgtgtggagaacgctttgagtagtgagaaaagcactatataaatgtaaacaattattatatatatatctagatcgatatatagatatatatatatatatagatatatatatatatatagatatatatatatatatatatatatatatatagatatatatatatagatatatgacTGCATATATAAAATGGTAAGGTGTCTGCCTGTCCGTCATGCGATTACTGctgctagaaccttgatcttggtttttAATCTAAAACTTATTACCAAACTagaaaattagcaaaaatctgaaTTGGCAGCAGCCTCCGAAACTGACCTGATCTTGTGGGGTCATTAGGCCAAAGTGAACAGCAAACAGCAAAGCGGCAAGAAACAAAACACCAGCGGCATCTGCTGACTTTGAAGCAAATCGCAGAGGTTTGGACATGGTGGAGAACAACATAATGGGATGACGTgcaagtattgtgtttattgcttATCAGACATCAAAGTTTATTAAATCTTCACACATGACAGCAAAGTGACTTGTGATTGTTTATTTAGTGATCAAAGCGATCACCAAACCAACTGATATAACCACAGCCTGAAGTgggctttatttaatttgagcacCAGAGTACTGGCCAAACTCCCAAATGCTCTAGTATTGCACTTAAAACATAAAGGGGCTCTTAAAAATCAATGGGGATTCTACCCAAATGACTACGCAACTGTGATATTAAATATACAAAGAAGCAACCCAAAACTGTGAGTACTGGTAATGATTTGTTTCTACTTTCAAGCAATGGATAAAACCAACCGCCTTCCTCTGAGGACCAGACGCCCCCATGTTTCCTAGTACATGTGAACAGTATACGCTTTTGAAACAGTAATGTAATGTAACCAAAATGGCTTTGATAATATTGCCTGATAGATGCCCCTGCTCTGTTCCAATAAATGTGGTCTTAAACATGACTGACATAAGCAAGGTAAGGAGATAATAAGGATAATGGCTCTGTGTGAGTATGAGTGGGCCTGGCAATGGGGTTGTATCCCATCCAAAACTGGTTTCTCACATGCTTCCATATGAAAAGAAATTTGgacatgagtgtcagtaggctttgctccctaggaaccaagttacccaaactattgtatagcatttctgtaattatttaccgctctgaagctgatctttctgatcataaaagaggtcattacaatagcaattgatgagaagaattcataattaattgcagaaattCAGTATTTAAGGGTTCCTCTAgagggcctctttctcttgcatgatctggctcaaaaactaatcaacaaatcatcatctcataacaggcttaagttttgagtttggtattttttccatTCAGCCGTTTTAggtctagaccgtcctcaagaatctgtgacacacagacacacacacacacacacacacagataaacactcatcattg encodes:
- the efnb1 gene encoding ephrin-B1, coding for MKAPRMADARCLWKYYLGILIAVCRATLPLAKILDPVSWNSHNPNFLPGRGLVIYPEIGDKLDIICPKGDGGRPYEYYKLYLVRKAQVESCSTVMDPNVLVTCNKPEQDIKFTIKFQEFSPNYMGLEFKKNVDYFITSTSNGTAEGLENREGGVCSTRSMKIILKVGQDPNAVLPESLSTTKAKIEADNTLKAPTTSPVKNVLPDGSGRHPIKTGTVDQRADDKSTPGEGIFGSRAALFAAIGAGCVIFILIIIFLIVFLIKMRKRHRKHTQQRAAALSLSTLASPKCAGNAGSEPSDIIIPLRTTENNYCPHYEKVSGDYGHPVYIVQEMPPQSPANIYYKV